AGAGACAGTCTCCGGGGTAGACATAGGATTGTGAAAGCAGAACTTGTAAATTCCATTTTGTGGCGCTTTGAACTCAAACTTGTCCCCTGAAGTTCCCTTCAATGAGTGTACCGCATTCCCTCCTGGGTTTGTCACCTACATACCATAAATACATTAATTCTGTTCAAGTTGGGAACGAACATTTAATTTGAGAGGTAAATTAATTACGGTGAAATCAATTCCAGGATGGTCTGAGCTCCAAAAAATGTCATGGTCCATGACAACGAAGTTCCCAGTCACAGAGTCCCCGGATTGAGCGTGCTCCGACACGCATTCGACATCGTTTAAACTGATTGAGAGAGAGAACACATTATAGATAAGGGTACCAAGGAAGAAGATTACAAGAGTGCAAATCTTAGAAAACCAATCCATTTAATTAAGACTTGGTTAATTAGTGCTAGCTTGATTCACCTAGACCAACTTGGATCTGGAGATCTTGTGAATGTGCCAGGAATTTTTCATCACACAAGTGTCAACTGTCAACTTTTAACGGCTTTAAATCTGGCTAAGTGGTTTAACTGGTCGTTGCTTCCATCTATAAAGTCGCTCTACTCATACAATCTCTATatacacaaaaaaaaagtattgtgAAAGTGAGAATGAGGTCAAGTTTAGATTGTTAGCCAATAGCCACATTTATATATTGTTTTGAACCATTCACTTAGACACTTGCAAAGCCCAAGATTAAAATTCGTCAGCCAGCTCTTGGGCTTTGATTCATATTGGACGACCCCTCGTTGGCCCAATTAAAACATGATTACcatttcagaagaaaaaaaaaacaaaaacaaatgtcAAGTTGCAGCACCCTTCTCTGAATTCATGGAGACCTTGAGTCCTTGACGATGCTTTACATGTACGTCTTATACTTTGTATGAAACAAATACGATTTTGATTTTCCAAACCAACAAAATTCCTGAACCGAATTGTCATGATAATGATAAGTACACATTGTACTAGTCAAAATCGGTTCGATTTTAGTTTACTTGGTGTGTACATTCTGCAATGTTACATTACATTGCTATTTCTTAGAATGATATTAAGGTAATCTTAATTTGTTTTCCATTGCTTGCATttgcaaaaataaaaataaaaaatgattgtcTTGTTACAAAGAAATTTGCAGTTTATATAATATGCATCTCAGCTCAGTCTTTTAGTTCTTACCTTTAGTCTACCATTTTGTGTTACTGTTTTACAATGTTTATTTACTCTTTTGTATGCCTTACAATTACCATTTACTATACATTCTCTGTATTTACGTCCTTTTCAATTTGCATTCCAATTCATTATGATTTTCTGACCAAACAAACTGTTTATGCTTTCTTGCTTGCATAAAGTGATTTACACAATTCTGAACTGTATTGTTGCTTTTTTCACCAAGAGGGACAGATTTCCTCAATGTATACTTTGACAATGGCACTATCTTTTTCCATTTTCTCTATCATAGTCATCATTTCAGTGTATGAATCCCTGGCTCTGGTTGCTCTGCATGTGTATTGAGACTTTAGTTTCTCTCTCATATATGACAGAGAATATGCAGTTGGACTGTGTGATTTTCTAGTTTTCAACCATATAAAGTGTGATTATATATAGTGTGTAaatcaaacaaatcaaaatagcAAAAAAGAAAAGCTAATAGATTGGATGTTGAAATCCTTTTGGAGTTGTACATATTCATTTAATCAAttgtttcctttctttttcttgtatGGTGCTGGAATTTGAGATTGTATTGGGTAAATTTGTGAGAAAGAATCTGGAAAGCTAGAAGTGGTCAGATAAGATGCTTAGTGAAGTGATCTTTATAAATGATGAATTGGCCCACCAGGTATCTCCTAAGAGAAAATTGATGCATATTTGAAATTGGAAGCTTTTGTTTgtcttggtttgtacttttctATTCATCAGTTGTTTCCAGTGCACTAGATGACAATTATTGATGTGAACAGTTTTGCATTGGTAACCAAACTGTATAGTGTGTGTTTAGTACACAAACTAGAAAACACACATCTCAGCTAACAAAATGAAGAAGTAAAATTTTGATACGTTGACTTCAATGTGAATTAGCATTGAGTTCAATAGAAATTCAAATGTATAATACCTGTTATTTGATTAATGCATTGAATTAAATGTAATTTAGACATATATCTATCTCAATGCAGGGGCGGAGCCACCGGGGTGGCTTACCGGTGCTCCGCACCCCcgtgaattttaatttttcttagtGATactatgtaaattttttttctagCACCCCCGTAAAcgataatataaaataaaagtcAGTATAAATCATAAATCACATGGTGGTCCAGTGGCAAGCATTATTGCCTTTAGTCTATGGTTCCCGTGTTCGAATCTTGCTTCCcctgttttatgtttttttaaacgAACCCATTCCCAAAAGAACACTGTGAGAATAAATTACCACTAAACTAGGTGCGACTCTTGTACTTTAATTGATGTTTTAAGTTATTTATACATTTAATTAttaacatcatttttttttgaaataacatCATTGATCATTatgataaatattttatattaattattatgtgttattttctcttatttttttagaTAACAAACACAGTTTTTTGTTGGTATCTTTTATACTcaaactaattatatatttcttttatttataaaaatatcaattgaaaaaattatatttgatataaTGAAATTTGATAAAATGTGTAAAATATTAGATTTGTATGTGAAAAGTTTTGTAATTCTTGTGTTTCAACACAAAATTGAAATAGAAAAACTATCACATTTCTACATTTTCATTAATTACGTTTTCACACTCATAACATACTTTATTACGTTTAcctgatttttttaaaaaagataaaaaaaaaattaaggtgaATTTTTCTCCCTTAACATACTTAACGAAAAATGTGATTCGTATCCAAACATATTGTTATGTTCATGAGGGAAAAAAATCTTTTTAATAATTGTGAATGTTTGGATATACAATAAAAATCACGCTAAGGCAAAATGATAGTCGACAAAAGCAATTTTATATTATCTTTtccactataattttttttaagtattaCCAAACATGAAACATGCATATATAAATCATTTGTTTGATCTATAGTCCCCCCGGCGTGAAAATCCTGGCTACGCCCCTGTCTCAATGATTCATGTTTTTGAAGAATGAAATGGAATCATGGTGAATTTTGCTTGGTGAATCGAAATAATTTTTGGGATTCTAATGAAGATTAATTGGTTTTTGAAGCAGCAAGGAAAAAACATCACTAACTATTACTTTGGAGTGCCATTTCATTGCAACTTGTCTTTCTGTCATATTTGTGAAGTGGATACTATTCTGAGAGGGATTTTCTGCAGAAGGAAAAAGTGGAGGAAAATAAAGTTTTGGTAATGGTACTTTAAGATTAGAAGGAAGAAAAAGGGGGCAAAAGGGGGGACTGTTGAAATGATAGTATTTCCTAGTGGAAGATGACATATGCAAGAAGAAGGGAGAGGGAATAGAAGAGACTTTTGGTATGTCTTTGTGATGCAGTTATTTTGGTAGGCAAATGGGATGTGTATACCTTAACCCTGCAGCCACTTATTAGCATACTTTCTAAAAGCTTGGACATACCATAAAACCCAACTCCATCATCTCCTTTAGTTAATCCCTAGGCTCTTTATCCCTTCCTCTTTCTTGGAGTGAACATGCTGAATTTTAGTGACAACCAACTTTTTCCATTCTTTTTGTTAGCCCAGGCTAAGATACCAAGCATGGAAGTAAAACTTTAATGCCAACTTCAATATTAGCAATTatatgcatgtttgaaaatcgtTCAGCAATTGATTCTATATGAAGCTGGAATTAAGTctagtaaaaaaaattctatgaGCAGCTAGTTGGTGACAGAATTGATTTGATTCCAAGAGATCATAGAAATTGATCCAAACACGCCATGAGTGTTACAACAGACATTCTGTTCATTTTTTAGCTAGACGTCCAACAGACAAATCTTGAAGTTTTTGTTCAATGTATGAGGGTTTAtctggttaaatatgttttctttACATTTGGGGATAAATTGGTGACTTAATTTATGCAGAGCATAATATGTTGTAAACTGCATTGTACTCCCTTTATTGCAGGCCAAAGGTTGTGAAGTGGAGATAGATGTGCACAGAAATTGATAAAGGGTTTATATAGTGAGAAAGAAGGTTGGGAATTGCAATTCAAACTTTCAAAGCTTCATTGTGCAACCGTGGACATTTATCTTTTTCTCCTTTTAATTGAGTACCAGTACCACCTAGGCACCCACCCTGTGTGTCACGGACCACCATCACAGCTTAGTTCACCTTTCCACTCACGATTATAATACAAGGTTTTGGAGCTCTCTTGCGACTCTCTTTATAAAAGACTCCATTTCTTTGAAACTCTCCAATTTTTTCCTAAAGAAAAAGTGACCAGTGGAAAAACAATTCTAGCTTCTAGTTTGGTTAAGACTTTCAGAATTAATTAAGAGCATGTAAGTTTAATTCACTTTTTAACTCAAGATGAGTTCTAATGCCCATTAGCAATAGCGCCAACGAGTATGTAAACATACTAAGCCAAGTTTTGCTAGTTGATAGAGATGACAACAAAGGACTAATTAATAATAGTTTTGCATGTGAAATTTTGGGTGTTGCATGCTGACAAGAAAGGCCACCAtcatgagtaatgatatatacacacctccctttttaaacacttcatttccacctatttttatttctatctctctcctcttatcatctatcacatctcatactttctctctcttactttttcttttctttctatctctctcttcctttcacCTCTACACAGTGTGTAGGTGTGTAGGTAACATTATTCCTCCATTATTGCTATGCTATACATGCATGCAAACATGATTGCCTCTGCTTTTTAATTATCCTTCCTTTTTAAGGTCTTATTATTTAGATTAATCTTTTTATACCAGGTACCATGATTCAAATTATAAACCATATAattttcctcctgtaaccaaaataaaaataaaaattataaaccGTATGTATAGTCACatagataaaataataatatattgaataaaaagtaaaaacatgatatttaaattgaaaatgaaatagaaCTTTATTGAAAAGATATGAAATAAAGCATATGGCACTGAATTTAAATcgaaaaataaaaatgtcacTCTCTGGGGAAAAAACATGATAAGATGTTAACCCTTAAGGAAAATgatttttcctattttaccctCATGGATTGGAACTATTCTCTTGTTGGTGTCAACAATTCCCCCATGTCTCCGGGGCAGTGGTTGTCCTAAGGAACTCAAAACCTTGTTCTTGGGGCTTCAACAAgcggtgatggtgatggtgatggtgatagTGATGAGCTTGATGGTGGTTAAGCATGTCTCCAGTGAAGTTAAGCACGCCCTTCATGTCAATGCCGCCGCCGCCGTCAGCATCCTCCGTCAGCCCCAGAAAGTCCCTCGTGAGACGGTGGTCACTCTTCAAAGTCGCCATGTACTCCGGCAGTTGCACCACCGAGTCGAGCTGACTCGTCATCCCAAACTCGCCCCTGCCGAGTCCAGTCACGTGACTCATCATGGACGTTTGCTGTTCATCCCCGACAcaagcagcagcagcagaaagAGAAGAATCTGGGCCCGTGATGGCAGTGGCACCGACGGTTGCAGCCTTCTGAAGGAGTGCAGTGGCTGACATGTGTGCCGCTGCTGACGTGGCGTGCGCTTGCATCGCCACGCGGAGGTTCTCGAAGGGTGACGGAGAAGAGAGTGTGGTGGGGTTAGGGTTTTGTTGTGGTGGTTGTGAGTCCATGTACCAGGGACTGAAGCTGGTGGTGAAGTGGTGGTTTTGTTGCAAATTCTGTTGGGTTTGGAAGAGGATGAGAGAGTGGAGTAATGGGTTTGTGCTGGTGGTGGTTAATTGGTTTGTTGACAGTTTTGCAGATTCTTCAGCCAATGCATCACAGAATGCCCTGTGAGTGATGAAACTGTCTTTCCTGCAGTTTTTACAACACAAACACATGAATGCTGCAAATATTCTTGAAGACACTGAGCACTCTCTGACAGACACGATAATAAATTTGTTCTATAGCCTAAAATTACCCTATTAAGGTAAAATTTGAACTTTAGTATTAATGCAGAAATAGTAGTATATATATCAAGTTGCATGCATCAATCAATTCTAGCACaactaataactaattaattgataacTGAGCTCCTTAAACATTTAGTCAAGAGTTTAATTATGTCTATGGAGAAATATTTATTAGGAGATATTAGACCACTGAATGTAATTTCGGAGCCTCTTAGTATTGTCTCATGTTTTTCGGTTGTGGAATAGATTTATGAAAGAGAAACCTCACAAACGcacttgtgttttctttttaattttttaaaaagtaaagaACAAAATTGCTATTGACTCACAGACTATACAGTTAGATAAAACAAAAGATACATGCATTGTGCTTTCTTTGTTGCTGCCGCTAATTCATTTAATTGGCAGTTTTTGGATTCAGAATTACAATATGAGACAAGTAAAGTTTCTATCTCTCTTGCAATAGAATCATGTATTAGCTGCAGTGTCCTACTTTCATGCTACCTGTCATTGCCATTCTTTTGTACCAAACTAGTGCTTACCATTCTTATGTAAAACAAAAAAGATCCactgaaacaaaattaagagaaGCCTTCAGGTACATTAAGTTTCTGTTTGGAATTTCTTTC
This is a stretch of genomic DNA from Lotus japonicus ecotype B-129 chromosome 1, LjGifu_v1.2. It encodes these proteins:
- the LOC130730592 gene encoding transmembrane emp24 domain-containing protein p24beta3-like, giving the protein MDWFSKICTLVIFFLGTLIYNVFSLSISLNDVECVSEHAQSGDSVTGNFVVMDHDIFWSSDHPGIDFTVTNPGGNAVHSLKGTSGDKFEFKAPQNGIYKFCFHNPMSTPETVSFYIHVGHIPSEHDLAKDEHLDPINVKIAELREALESIITEQKYLKARDNRHRYTNESTKTRVIFYTVLEYILLAVTSILQVVYIRRLFSKSFAYNRV
- the LOC130730591 gene encoding protein indeterminate-domain 12-like gives rise to the protein MFTTTITNSTSMSEGATVSSGTRVQYLSGLNQVVSTISDPQQPRKIKKKRSLPGNPDPDAEIIALSPKALLATNRFVCEICLKGFQRDQNLQLHRRGHNLPWKLKQRSSKEVKKKAYVCPEPSCVHHNPSRALGDLTGIKKHYCRKHGEKKWKCEKCSKIYAVQSDWKAHSKTCGTKEYRCDCGTLFSRKDSFITHRAFCDALAEESAKLSTNQLTTTSTNPLLHSLILFQTQQNLQQNHHFTTSFSPWYMDSQPPQQNPNPTTLSSPSPFENLRVAMQAHATSAAAHMSATALLQKAATVGATAITGPDSSLSAAAACVGDEQQTSMMSHVTGLGRGEFGMTSQLDSVVQLPEYMATLKSDHRLTRDFLGLTEDADGGGGIDMKGVLNFTGDMLNHHQAHHYHHHHHHHRLLKPQEQGFEFLRTTTAPETWGNC